TAAGCGAGCTTAAGTTTGATTCTATAAACGTGACCGAGCTGATAAAAAAGGTCAGAAAACCGGCTTGGCGTGGTGTTTTAGCGACGCCTTTACGTACCAACATTTCTACGGTTGCCGATACACCACCCGAATCTCGCATATAGGCGAGCAAGCCACCGACTAATAATGAAAACATTAAAATTCGGGCATTATCGGCATCACCAGTGACAGCGACGATACGCTCTAGGGTATTAATGCTGCCATTAACTGCTAGGCTAGGATCAACAGCGCCACCACTAAAAAAATAGATTAATAACTCAGAACTACAAAGTGACAGTAATAAAGCCAAAATAACTTCTTTGCGCCAAAGTACAATAACGATAGCAACCAATGCCGGAACTAAGGTGAGCCAATCAGCCAAAGCGGCCTCCTATTTTTATTATTATAAATTATTATATGAACATTGCAGATTATGCCTTATTTCAGCGATAAATATGCAGTGCATAACAAGTTTAGCTGTTATAACTTATACCGTTTCATTCAGCGATGCTGCAATAAAATCAAATGTTTTTGCGATAGGCTGACTTTTGCGACAGGTGGGGTGTTGTATCAGCTTGGTTGTTTGTTAACCACTTGCTGCAGCCTGCATAGTTGCGGCATGCTAGAACATTATTAGTTTCAGAGGTTAGGGCAGTAGTATGAAACAGGTTTTCTGCTGGTTAGCAGCTGGTTTTTTAAGTTTATTTACCATGGTACAAGCTATGACGTTAACGCCAATTACAGATCAGCAATATCAACAATATCAGCAGTCGGGCTTAGATAAGCCTCAGCTCACCTATTCAGATATAGCGCCAATTTTGGCTGAACATGGTAAAAACGCCTTGTTTAGCTTTACTCAGATAGGGCAATCAGTACAAGGTACGCCTATTTGGCAAATTGATATTGGTACGGGCGAAACACGGGTATTGGCTTGGTCACAAATGCATGGTGACGAATCTACCGCCACGGCAGCGTTAATGGATTTTTTAAACTTTATTGCTGCAGATGAGCAAGCCGATTGGCGTCAGCAATGGTTAAGCAAAGTGCAGTTACGTATTATACCTATGCTAAACCCAGATGGTGCTGCAGCAGGTAACAGACTTAATGCTATGGGGATTGATATTAATCGCGACGCTAAAGCCTTACAAACGCCAGAAGGGCGGTTATTAATGCAAGCGGCCAAGCAATTTAAAGCGCAATTCGCTTTAAATCTGCATGATCAAAATCGCTTTTACTCGGTTGGCGATAGCGATAAAACCACGACTATTTCTTTATTGGCTCCGGCCTTTAATGTCAGCAAAGATATTGATGCCACTCGGCATAAAGCAATGCAGTTAATTGGTGATATGCACGACTTAGTGCAGCAGCAACTTCCCGGCTATTTAGGTAAGTATAACGACACGTATTCGGTGCGTTCTTTTGGTGATACTTTTGCCGGCATGGGCATGAGCACAGTGTTAATAGAGTCTGGTGCTTATCCTAAAGATGATAATCGACAGGTTGCCAGAAAATTAAATGCGCAGTTATTGATTATGAGCGTACAAAGCATAGGTAGCCAAGCTTATGCCAAGCAGTCGCTTGATACATATCATGCTATTCCTTTTAACCGCAGTGATGCTATTAAAGATGTTTTAGTCAATAACCTGACCATTACGGTGGCTAAACAGCAAGCCCAAGTCGACTTAGCGCTAGAATTTAAAAGCCCACAACATGCGGTCATTACCGAAGTAGGTGATTTATGTATTAATAGCGCTTACCACCAATTTGATGCCACGGGTTTAAGCTACCAACAGGGTAAAGCCTACAAGCTTACAGCGGCTTTAACCTTGGATAATGCCCGTTTTATTGAGCTAATGCGTCAAGGTTATAGCCACTTTAGCGGTGACGCTGCTTTGCTTAGCCAACAGACTGAATTTCCAGTGCTGGTTAATCCACGCGGCTTAGCTAAGCAAGCGCCACAGCGTCACCACGGTGCGACTTTTTTATTGGCCAATGAAAAAGGCGTCCAGTTTGCCATGTTAGCGGGCCAGTTAGTCAATTTAAGTACTGGCCAGGTTATGTACCCTAGGGGCACTTAAGCTAAATAAGCTAGATAGAAATAGGCATCAGCGGTTTAATTGCTGGTGCCAACTTAATAATGCATCAAGCTGTTTGCTGACTAAACCTTGGATCCGCTCATCGATTAAGTCACCATTGTTATCATAACTGCCACTAAAGGCATTAGAAAATACTTCTGGTTGGTTAAGCGGATATAAATTTAAAAACACACAGACTTGGCGTAAATGATATTGAGCGCGAGATGTGCCCATACCGCCACCAGAGCCCATAATAGCCACTGCTTTTCCGGTTAACAAATGATTATCTGCTTCGCGAGATGCCCAATCTAAGGCATTTTTTAATGCTGGCGCGATAGAATAATTATATTCAGGACAAGCTAATAATAATGCATCTGCTTGTCCTATTTGTTGTAATAATAATTGCACTGATTCAGGTTTTTCAGCTAAATCTGCATTATAAAAAGGTATTTCCATTAAATCTGCAACATGAATTTTCATGCCTTCTGGGGCATGAGCTTGGGCATAACGGACTAAGCCACGGTTAGTTGATTTAGCGCGCAAACTACCGCAAATAGCTAATACATTAATACTCATAAATTACTCCACATAATAATCAGTTATTACAACAATAACTTACCTTAAGAAATTATTGTAGCTTATTCAGCTATGCTTGCAGCTTAATCCAATACTCTAATAGTGTAAAAATGTAATTAGCTAACCTCATTTATTCTGGATAAAGTAAATAGGATCGGCGCTGTTGACGAAAATGTTGTAAATCGGCTTGCCAACTTTGTCTAATTTCTGGCTCGGTTAAGCCTTGTTCAATTTGTTGGCGTAGTTTATTGGTGCCAGCTAACTTATCCATAAAATTTTCTGAAGTAAAAAACAGCTCGTTATGTTGTTTAAATAGTTGATGCCAGTCCAACAAGTAGCGTAAATCTAAACCATGGCTAGACACTTGCCGTAAATCTTGGCCATGTAGTGGTTTGTCCATCAGTGGTGGCGTTAATGCCGCACCTGGCGTCGAAACCGGGGTAAAGCTAAAGTCAGCTAAAGCAAATTTATCATAGCCGATAACTTGAAATGGAAATGCTGTACCACGGCCAACACTTAAGGGCGTGGCTTCAAAAAAGCCCAGAGAAGGATATAGCGCTATAGCTTGATCATTGGGTAAGTTAGGGCTAGGTTTTACTGGCAGTGAATAGGCCATATCGCGGCGATAATGCGCGACGGGGATCACAGTTAATTGCAAAGAATCAGCTTGGTCAATCCAAGCTTCGCCTTTAATCATTAAGGCTAATTCACCAACTGTCATACCATGTAGTAATGGAATAGGGTGCATGCCAACAAAAGATTGAAACGCTAGTTCTAATACAGGGCCATCAATAAAAGCACCGTTAGGATTTGGCCTGTCTAACACAATAAGCGGTATATCAGCGGCAGCCGCAGCTTGCATCAGATAATGTAACGAGCTGATATACGTATAATAGCGCACGCCAACATCTTGAATATCAAAAATTAACACATCAATATTGGCCAGTTGTTCTGTTGTAGGCTGCTTATTGGCGCCGTACAAGGACACAATCTTTAAGCCGGTTTTGCTATCGACACTGTTTTTGACATAAGCACCGGCATCATAATCCCCTCTAAAGCCGTGCTCAGGAGCAAAAATAGTGTCTATATTCACCTGATTTTGCAGTAAAACATCAACTAAATGTTGGCCGGCTACTTCTGCTGTCGCGTTAACAAGTAAACCAAGCCGTTTATTGACCAACAACGGTAAATATTGCTGCAACTGCGCTGCGCCTATGGTAATAGCCGCGGAGCTCTGCTCAGAGTTAGCAATATCCGCAGGCAGCTGTTTGCTACAAGCGGTGATACCCAGAATAAGCACAGACATTAATAGCCGAGTTAGCTGTTTCATATTGCTTACGCCGTTAATGCTTGACGAATTGAATCGCCATTTAGCTGCAACTTTTGCTGACAACGACTGATATCGTCGCCGGTTAAAATATGCAAAATAGCTAATTTGGCACTGTTATTCGCCGCAATGAGAGCATGACGTGCGGTATCAGCTGGGCAGTCGGTAGCTTGCATAACAATTCGTACTGCGCGGGCTTCTAGCTTTTCATTGCTGGCATGTAAATCGACCATCAAGTTTTGATATACTTTGCCACAGCGCACCATAGCAGCCGTAGTTAACATATTTAAAATCATTTTCTGGGCTGTACCGGCTTTCATCCGCGTAGAGCCAGTAACCACTTCAGCACCTACTACAGCGCAAATGCCACAATCTGCGGCGGCTAGTACAGCAGCATCGGCATTACAGCTAATCGCAGCGGTATAAGCGCCTATAGAGCGAGCATAGGCTAGGCCCCCTAACACATAAGGCGTACGACCACTGGCTGCGATGCCAACTAAAATATCATGCTTATTAAAATCGATATTTTTTAAGTCAGTTACCGCTAAGTCAGGATTATCTTCGGCGCCTTCAACCGCTTTATATACCGCATTATCACCACCGGCAATTAAGGCCACCACTTGTGACGCCGGTACGCTATAAGTGGGCGGACATTCAACCGCATCTAATATACCTAAGCGACCACTGGTGCCGGCCCCTAAATACACTAAGCGACCACCTTGTTGAAAGGCGT
The sequence above is drawn from the Rheinheimera salexigens genome and encodes:
- a CDS encoding NADPH-dependent FMN reductase produces the protein MSINVLAICGSLRAKSTNRGLVRYAQAHAPEGMKIHVADLMEIPFYNADLAEKPESVQLLLQQIGQADALLLACPEYNYSIAPALKNALDWASREADNHLLTGKAVAIMGSGGGMGTSRAQYHLRQVCVFLNLYPLNQPEVFSNAFSGSYDNNGDLIDERIQGLVSKQLDALLSWHQQLNR
- a CDS encoding M14 family zinc carboxypeptidase; its protein translation is MKQVFCWLAAGFLSLFTMVQAMTLTPITDQQYQQYQQSGLDKPQLTYSDIAPILAEHGKNALFSFTQIGQSVQGTPIWQIDIGTGETRVLAWSQMHGDESTATAALMDFLNFIAADEQADWRQQWLSKVQLRIIPMLNPDGAAAGNRLNAMGIDINRDAKALQTPEGRLLMQAAKQFKAQFALNLHDQNRFYSVGDSDKTTTISLLAPAFNVSKDIDATRHKAMQLIGDMHDLVQQQLPGYLGKYNDTYSVRSFGDTFAGMGMSTVLIESGAYPKDDNRQVARKLNAQLLIMSVQSIGSQAYAKQSLDTYHAIPFNRSDAIKDVLVNNLTITVAKQQAQVDLALEFKSPQHAVITEVGDLCINSAYHQFDATGLSYQQGKAYKLTAALTLDNARFIELMRQGYSHFSGDAALLSQQTEFPVLVNPRGLAKQAPQRHHGATFLLANEKGVQFAMLAGQLVNLSTGQVMYPRGT
- the murQ gene encoding N-acetylmuramic acid 6-phosphate etherase — protein: MTNPQQDSLLQQLEKMSSESRHPDTWDLDQLSSLDIVKKINQQDQTVATSVAACLEQVAIVTDKIVDAFQQGGRLVYLGAGTSGRLGILDAVECPPTYSVPASQVVALIAGGDNAVYKAVEGAEDNPDLAVTDLKNIDFNKHDILVGIAASGRTPYVLGGLAYARSIGAYTAAISCNADAAVLAAADCGICAVVGAEVVTGSTRMKAGTAQKMILNMLTTAAMVRCGKVYQNLMVDLHASNEKLEARAVRIVMQATDCPADTARHALIAANNSAKLAILHILTGDDISRCQQKLQLNGDSIRQALTA
- a CDS encoding exo-beta-N-acetylmuramidase NamZ family protein, whose product is MKQLTRLLMSVLILGITACSKQLPADIANSEQSSAAITIGAAQLQQYLPLLVNKRLGLLVNATAEVAGQHLVDVLLQNQVNIDTIFAPEHGFRGDYDAGAYVKNSVDSKTGLKIVSLYGANKQPTTEQLANIDVLIFDIQDVGVRYYTYISSLHYLMQAAAAADIPLIVLDRPNPNGAFIDGPVLELAFQSFVGMHPIPLLHGMTVGELALMIKGEAWIDQADSLQLTVIPVAHYRRDMAYSLPVKPSPNLPNDQAIALYPSLGFFEATPLSVGRGTAFPFQVIGYDKFALADFSFTPVSTPGAALTPPLMDKPLHGQDLRQVSSHGLDLRYLLDWHQLFKQHNELFFTSENFMDKLAGTNKLRQQIEQGLTEPEIRQSWQADLQHFRQQRRSYLLYPE